In one window of Mesorhizobium sp. B2-1-1 DNA:
- a CDS encoding substrate-binding domain-containing protein, giving the protein MLKFALKLAAAATVLAGIAFGSAAQAQDGQKTFYLLSHGGPSDAFWIDWNAGATKACDQLKVTCKISFSGGDMAAQKEAFNSALAAKPDGIATTSAQPGLWTEEVKAAKAAGIPIVFFNTDDPATGRQAYVGADLKEAGTIWAKYLVDHKMVKQGDKVFLPVEVPGASYQQLETEGIASVFDPLGIKYDVVDCGTDPAGIIAKMTDYMVANNPPAIIALGDSVAASVKRVFDGAGVPAGKIPVVGWGNSKETAQAVQDGFVNAAAWQYPSAQGFMPVALLGLAASGEPIGYDIHTFGLYDASSVEPILKLYDKK; this is encoded by the coding sequence ATGTTGAAATTTGCATTGAAATTGGCGGCCGCCGCGACTGTGCTTGCCGGCATCGCGTTCGGGTCGGCCGCGCAGGCACAGGACGGCCAGAAGACCTTTTATCTACTGTCGCATGGCGGCCCGTCGGATGCGTTCTGGATCGACTGGAACGCCGGCGCCACAAAGGCCTGCGACCAGCTCAAGGTGACCTGCAAGATCTCCTTCAGCGGCGGCGACATGGCGGCGCAGAAGGAAGCCTTCAATTCCGCGCTTGCCGCCAAGCCCGATGGCATCGCCACCACCTCGGCGCAGCCTGGCCTGTGGACCGAGGAGGTCAAGGCGGCGAAGGCCGCCGGCATCCCGATCGTGTTCTTCAACACCGACGATCCGGCGACGGGGCGGCAGGCCTATGTCGGCGCCGACCTGAAGGAGGCCGGCACGATCTGGGCAAAGTATCTTGTCGACCACAAAATGGTGAAGCAGGGTGACAAGGTCTTTCTGCCGGTCGAAGTCCCCGGCGCAAGCTACCAGCAGCTCGAGACCGAAGGCATCGCCAGCGTCTTCGATCCGCTCGGCATCAAATATGACGTGGTCGATTGCGGCACCGATCCGGCCGGCATCATCGCCAAGATGACCGACTATATGGTTGCCAACAATCCGCCGGCGATCATCGCGCTCGGCGATTCCGTGGCGGCCAGCGTCAAGCGGGTCTTCGACGGCGCCGGCGTGCCGGCAGGCAAAATCCCGGTCGTCGGCTGGGGCAATTCGAAGGAGACGGCGCAAGCCGTCCAGGACGGTTTCGTCAACGCTGCGGCCTGGCAGTACCCATCGGCGCAGGGCTTCATGCCGGTAGCACTGCTCGGGCTTGCCGCCTCGGGCGAGCCAATCGGCTACGACATCCACACTTTCGGTCTCTACGACGCGTCGAGCGTCGAGCCGATCCTCAAACTCTACGACAAGAAGTGA
- a CDS encoding ABC transporter permease, which yields MVQNVMAVTAEEGAASARSRSRLMRSPQFSSFIILVVLLVVFAIADGNFLSPLNISNMMAFLPELGIIALGMTLLLTAGEFDLSVGAVFGLAPVVVMLLVQNGGVDIGVALLAGLLLCIAIGAINGVIVTKIGISSFLVTLSMLLIVRGAALYITQGFPLKSWDQPGFFVTLLAGSFNIGSFRFYTSLWWFVGLSLLAIYVLRYAKLGNWISAIGSNRNAAVARGVPADAVKIWLFIATSVLAGLAGMISAFRISAASPVAGTGYELEVIAMVVVGGTALTGGRGTILGTIVGALMLRAIRNGIVLVGVPGLAYNIFVGVIILAMLILHALLQKNAARS from the coding sequence ATGGTTCAGAACGTCATGGCAGTCACCGCGGAAGAGGGCGCAGCAAGCGCCAGGAGCAGGTCGAGGCTGATGCGCTCGCCGCAATTTTCCTCGTTCATCATCCTCGTCGTCCTTCTCGTGGTATTCGCGATCGCGGACGGCAATTTCCTGTCGCCGCTCAACATCTCCAACATGATGGCGTTCCTGCCCGAGCTCGGCATCATCGCGCTCGGCATGACGCTGCTTCTGACGGCCGGCGAGTTCGACCTGTCGGTCGGTGCCGTATTCGGCCTGGCGCCAGTGGTCGTGATGCTTCTGGTGCAGAACGGCGGGGTGGATATCGGCGTCGCCCTTCTGGCTGGACTTTTACTGTGCATCGCGATCGGGGCGATCAATGGGGTGATCGTCACCAAGATCGGCATCTCGTCATTCCTGGTGACCCTGTCCATGCTGCTGATCGTGCGTGGCGCGGCCCTCTACATCACGCAGGGTTTCCCGCTGAAGTCGTGGGACCAGCCTGGCTTCTTCGTGACGCTGCTTGCCGGCAGCTTCAATATCGGCTCGTTCCGCTTCTACACCTCGCTGTGGTGGTTCGTCGGCCTGTCGCTGCTGGCAATCTACGTCCTGCGCTATGCCAAGCTCGGCAACTGGATCAGCGCCATCGGTTCCAACCGCAACGCGGCAGTGGCCCGCGGCGTGCCGGCGGACGCCGTCAAGATATGGCTGTTCATCGCCACCTCGGTGCTGGCCGGGCTTGCCGGCATGATCAGCGCCTTTCGTATTTCGGCCGCTTCGCCGGTGGCCGGCACAGGCTATGAGCTCGAAGTGATCGCCATGGTGGTGGTTGGCGGCACGGCGCTGACCGGCGGACGCGGCACCATCCTGGGCACCATCGTCGGCGCGCTGATGCTGCGCGCCATCCGTAACGGCATCGTGCTCGTCGGCGTGCCCGGCCTCGCCTACAACATCTTCGTCGGCGTGATCATCCTCGCCATGCTCATCCTGCATGCTTTGCTGCAGAAAAACGCGGCAAGGAGCTGA
- a CDS encoding ATP-binding cassette domain-containing protein yields the protein MMQEVLRLQNLQKSFGSVRALKNASLTLREGEIVALLGDNGAGKSTLIKAISGVFPVDRGDIYVRGQKVSIRSTRDAMDLGIETIHQDTSLAPDLSIARNLFLGREPVNFKWLGVFAPLDLAKLRDAASSLLKRVGISKKLDADALVSTLSGGERQSIAISRAMQFAAKVIILDEPTNNLGVEETHGVLRFVKEMRQAGHSVLLITHNIHHVFEVADRIIVMRRGEIVAEQTVADTDLLTVESIITGADLSALMKRAQ from the coding sequence ATGATGCAAGAAGTGCTTCGGCTGCAGAACCTGCAAAAATCCTTCGGCAGCGTGCGCGCGCTGAAGAATGCCTCGCTGACGCTGAGAGAAGGCGAGATAGTGGCCCTGCTCGGCGACAATGGCGCCGGCAAATCGACGCTGATCAAGGCGATCTCCGGCGTCTTCCCGGTCGATCGCGGTGACATCTATGTGCGCGGGCAGAAGGTTTCGATCCGCTCGACGCGCGACGCGATGGATCTCGGCATCGAGACCATCCACCAGGATACGTCGCTGGCGCCGGATCTCAGTATCGCGCGCAACCTCTTCCTCGGCCGCGAACCGGTCAATTTCAAATGGTTGGGCGTGTTTGCGCCGCTCGATCTCGCCAAGCTGCGCGATGCTGCCTCCTCCCTGCTGAAGCGCGTCGGCATCTCGAAGAAACTCGACGCCGACGCGCTGGTCTCAACGCTGTCGGGCGGCGAGCGCCAGTCGATCGCCATTTCGCGGGCCATGCAGTTCGCCGCCAAGGTGATCATCCTCGACGAGCCGACCAACAATCTCGGCGTCGAGGAAACCCATGGCGTGCTGCGCTTCGTCAAGGAGATGCGTCAGGCCGGCCATTCGGTGCTGCTCATCACCCACAACATCCATCACGTGTTCGAGGTTGCCGACCGCATCATCGTCATGCGCCGCGGCGAGATCGTTGCCGAGCAGACGGTCGCCGATACCGATCTGCTGACCGTGGAAAGCATCATCACCGGCGCCGACCTGTCGGCTCTGATGAAGAGGGCGCAGTGA
- a CDS encoding aldose 1-epimerase family protein: protein MVELYGKTLSRRQVSERSGMLSQFAGVRLMTLGDGVERGVRMLEFRTGSGLRFTALVDRALDIADCDFKGQAIGWHSPGGFRNPGLHDYEGEGGLAWARSFSGLLVTCGLDHILGREEVPAENYNYPGKKTVIHSLHGRVGTIPARLTGYGEAWDGDRCVLWAEGIVQQSAVFGEDLHLIRRIEADVGGNEIRLSDRVVNHGFNRTPHMYFYHVNVSHPLLDEGSRYLAPIRDVVWAGHAGERYEAQKVGYRTVPEPRMGFSEQVWQHEMDADGKGEVPVAVVNDRLGLGFEMVTRKDQLPCAYQWQNFQAGHYALGIEPSTHHVLGDLAARERGEMIWLEHDEGRAYDAVFRVLDGREAIAGAEARIAAIARQPEQDYPRPSGNFRRLAGPA from the coding sequence ATGGTAGAGCTTTATGGCAAGACGCTCTCGCGCCGGCAGGTCTCGGAACGCTCCGGCATGCTGTCGCAGTTCGCCGGCGTGCGGCTGATGACGCTCGGCGACGGGGTGGAGCGCGGTGTCCGCATGCTGGAGTTCCGCACCGGCTCCGGCCTGCGCTTCACCGCACTCGTCGACCGCGCGCTCGACATCGCCGATTGCGACTTCAAGGGCCAGGCGATCGGCTGGCACTCGCCGGGCGGTTTTCGCAACCCCGGTCTTCACGACTATGAGGGGGAAGGGGGGCTGGCCTGGGCGCGCTCCTTTTCCGGTTTGCTGGTCACCTGCGGCCTCGACCATATACTGGGTCGGGAAGAGGTGCCGGCCGAGAACTACAACTATCCCGGCAAGAAGACCGTGATCCATTCGCTGCATGGCCGTGTCGGCACCATCCCGGCGCGGCTGACCGGCTACGGTGAGGCGTGGGACGGCGACCGCTGCGTGCTGTGGGCCGAAGGCATCGTCCAGCAATCGGCGGTATTCGGCGAGGATCTGCATCTGATCCGGCGGATCGAGGCGGATGTCGGCGGCAACGAGATCCGGCTGTCCGACCGCGTCGTGAACCATGGCTTCAATCGCACGCCGCATATGTATTTCTACCATGTGAATGTCAGTCATCCCCTGCTTGACGAGGGCTCACGCTACCTCGCGCCAATCCGCGACGTGGTGTGGGCCGGCCATGCCGGCGAGCGCTATGAGGCGCAGAAGGTCGGCTACCGCACCGTGCCGGAACCGCGAATGGGGTTCAGCGAACAGGTCTGGCAGCATGAAATGGACGCCGATGGAAAGGGCGAGGTACCAGTGGCGGTGGTCAACGACCGGCTCGGCCTCGGCTTCGAAATGGTGACGCGGAAAGACCAGCTGCCTTGCGCCTATCAATGGCAGAATTTCCAGGCCGGACACTATGCGCTGGGCATCGAGCCATCGACGCATCATGTGCTCGGCGATCTCGCCGCGCGCGAACGCGGCGAAATGATCTGGCTGGAGCATGACGAAGGCCGCGCCTACGATGCCGTGTTCCGGGTCCTGGACGGCAGGGAAGCGATCGCCGGCGCCGAAGCCAGGATTGCGGCGATCGCCCGCCAGCCCGAACAGGATTATCCTCGGCCTTCCGGCAATTTCCGGAGACTGGCGGGCCCGGCATGA
- a CDS encoding fatty acid desaturase family protein: MAKKRDYSLVGESTRAAIETGLASAEWYHTDVPRKVMKELMQRSDGPAIRDTIIWIVAILASAAGIIWFWGSWWVVPFLFIYGVLYGSSSDSRWHECGHGTAFRTRWMNDVVYHIASFMLMRNPVQWRWSHARHHTDTIIVGRDAEIAVMRPPDLLKAALAFTGILDFRYSLPTLVRQAFGKLSDEEKSYVPEMEWAKAVTAARWHVAVYIATIAVAVVLRSWIPVVLIGLPRLYGTWHMVTTGLLQHIGLADNVVDHRLNTRTVYMNPISRFIYWNMNYHVEHHMFPMVPYHALPRLHELIKHDLPVPNPSMWHAYREVWPVLLRQLKYEDYYLKRELPPTARPYRGEFHEFDMSAAAE, from the coding sequence ATGGCAAAAAAGCGGGATTACAGCCTGGTCGGTGAAAGCACCAGGGCCGCGATCGAGACCGGCCTGGCCTCCGCCGAATGGTACCACACCGATGTCCCCCGCAAGGTGATGAAGGAGCTGATGCAGCGTTCCGACGGGCCGGCGATCCGCGACACCATCATCTGGATTGTTGCGATCCTGGCCTCGGCCGCCGGCATCATATGGTTCTGGGGCTCATGGTGGGTGGTGCCGTTCCTATTCATCTACGGCGTGCTCTACGGCTCGTCTAGCGACTCGCGCTGGCACGAATGCGGCCATGGCACGGCCTTCCGCACGCGCTGGATGAACGATGTCGTGTACCACATCGCCTCCTTCATGCTGATGCGCAATCCAGTGCAGTGGCGCTGGAGCCATGCCCGCCACCACACCGACACCATCATCGTCGGCCGCGATGCCGAGATCGCCGTCATGCGGCCGCCGGACCTGTTGAAGGCGGCGCTGGCCTTCACCGGCATTCTCGATTTCCGCTATTCGCTGCCGACGCTCGTGCGCCAGGCTTTCGGCAAGCTGTCCGACGAGGAAAAGAGCTATGTTCCGGAAATGGAATGGGCAAAGGCCGTGACGGCCGCGCGGTGGCATGTTGCCGTGTACATTGCGACGATCGCTGTCGCGGTCGTCCTCAGGTCATGGATACCGGTGGTGCTGATTGGTTTGCCGCGCCTCTACGGCACCTGGCACATGGTGACCACCGGCCTGCTGCAGCATATCGGGCTGGCCGACAATGTCGTCGACCACCGGCTCAACACGCGCACCGTCTACATGAACCCGATCAGCCGGTTCATCTACTGGAACATGAACTATCATGTGGAGCACCACATGTTCCCGATGGTGCCCTATCATGCGCTGCCCAGGCTGCATGAGCTGATCAAGCACGACCTGCCCGTGCCGAACCCGTCGATGTGGCATGCCTATCGCGAGGTCTGGCCGGTCCTGCTCAGGCAGCTGAAATACGAGGACTACTACCTCAAGCGCGAGCTGCCGCCGACGGCCAGGCCCTATCGCGGCGAATTCCATGAGTTCGACATGTCGGCGGCGGCTGAATAA
- a CDS encoding MocE family 2Fe-2S type ferredoxin gives MVDWIEACAVDDVEEEDVIRFDHGGRTFAIYRSPDNEFFATDGFCTHEKAHLADGLVMDDIIECPKHNGRFNYKTGQAKGAPVCVNLATYPVKIEAGKVMIEI, from the coding sequence ATGGTCGATTGGATTGAAGCGTGTGCGGTGGACGATGTCGAGGAAGAGGATGTCATCCGCTTCGACCACGGTGGCCGAACCTTCGCGATCTATCGCTCCCCGGACAATGAATTCTTCGCCACCGACGGTTTCTGCACGCATGAGAAGGCACATCTCGCCGACGGGCTGGTGATGGACGACATCATCGAATGTCCCAAGCACAATGGCCGCTTCAACTATAAGACCGGCCAGGCCAAGGGCGCGCCGGTCTGCGTCAATCTTGCGACCTATCCGGTGAAGATCGAAGCTGGGAAGGTGATGATCGAGATCTAA
- a CDS encoding 3-methyl-2-oxobutanoate hydroxymethyltransferase: MSRKRPTVADLRAMKGKRQLTMLRVLTLDEAEAAERAGVDIVSVPPELVLNPQYRDAAPSLFTMPGDNFYEIGISDDFLRWAFRLYKAGADAVYCSAGYATIKRMADDAIPVIGHVGLIPSRATWTGGFKAVGKTADTAMQVFEAVKQLEAAGAIGAEIEVVPVEVAKAISERTSLIMLSMGAGTGCDAQYLFAEDILGQNRGHMPRHSKVYRNFAAEYDRLQAERVAAFSEYVADVNSGVYPEDRHVVHMDPAELRLFLDKVGRG; this comes from the coding sequence ATGAGCCGAAAGAGACCGACCGTCGCCGACCTGCGCGCCATGAAAGGCAAGCGTCAGCTGACCATGCTGCGCGTGCTGACCCTGGACGAGGCGGAAGCTGCCGAGCGGGCAGGGGTCGATATCGTCTCCGTGCCGCCGGAACTCGTGCTCAACCCGCAATACCGCGATGCGGCACCGAGCCTGTTCACCATGCCGGGAGACAATTTCTACGAAATCGGCATATCGGATGATTTCCTGCGTTGGGCTTTCCGGCTCTACAAGGCCGGCGCCGACGCGGTCTATTGCAGCGCGGGCTACGCCACCATCAAACGCATGGCGGACGATGCCATCCCCGTCATCGGCCATGTCGGCCTCATTCCATCCCGCGCGACATGGACCGGCGGCTTCAAGGCGGTCGGCAAGACCGCCGACACCGCCATGCAGGTGTTCGAAGCGGTGAAACAGCTCGAGGCCGCCGGCGCGATCGGCGCCGAAATCGAAGTGGTGCCGGTCGAGGTCGCCAAGGCGATCTCCGAGCGTACCTCGCTGATCATGCTGTCGATGGGCGCGGGCACCGGTTGCGACGCGCAATATCTGTTCGCCGAAGATATCCTCGGGCAGAATCGGGGCCACATGCCACGACACTCCAAGGTCTATCGCAACTTCGCCGCTGAATATGATCGGTTGCAGGCGGAGCGGGTGGCCGCATTCTCCGAATATGTCGCCGACGTCAACAGCGGCGTCTATCCCGAGGACAGGCATGTGGTGCACATGGACCCGGCCGAGCTACGTCTGTTCCTCGACAAGGTCGGCCGGGGCTAA
- a CDS encoding aromatic amino acid lyase — protein sequence MDQAWHAGRALWHDERGPKYLSPVGGASAGFVPLQKAVTSILAAIRHKANPVMLDFLPVSEGVEDHATQTPLAVSKCAAMIALWRRLIAFELMAAAQAVDLRDGQTLAPRMAAIHKATRALVPALKEDRPLGIEAEALHAALVDGNWQPILAPADLVEEQT from the coding sequence GTGGATCAAGCGTGGCACGCTGGTCGTGCCCTATGGCACGATGAGCGCGGTCCGAAATACCTGTCGCCGGTCGGCGGCGCATCGGCCGGCTTCGTGCCGCTGCAGAAGGCGGTAACATCGATCCTGGCCGCCATCCGCCACAAAGCCAATCCGGTGATGCTCGATTTCCTGCCCGTCTCCGAGGGCGTCGAGGACCATGCCACGCAGACGCCGCTGGCCGTTTCGAAATGCGCCGCCATGATCGCACTGTGGCGCCGGTTGATCGCCTTCGAACTGATGGCGGCCGCCCAGGCCGTCGACCTGCGCGACGGGCAGACGCTGGCGCCGCGCATGGCCGCTATCCATAAGGCGACACGCGCGCTGGTGCCGGCGCTGAAGGAGGATCGGCCGCTCGGCATCGAAGCCGAAGCGCTTCATGCCGCGCTTGTCGATGGGAATTGGCAGCCGATCTTAGCCCCGGCCGACCTTGTCGAGGAACAGACGTAG
- a CDS encoding DHA2 family efflux MFS transporter permease subunit, protein MTAIPETEVLADPASNSRRVALIVAIAFFMQLLDSTIISTSLPQMGASFGVPAVAMSIGITIYMLTMAVFVPLSGWLADRFGARNIFLVAIALFTLASLACGFSENLTEFVAARAAQGLGSALMTPVGRILVLRNASKSELLNATALITWPALFAPVVGPVLGGFITTYLSWHWNFFINIPLGLIGLALVARFIPGDREADPKPLDWPGFFLTSAGLACLLCGLERIAHPDDGVLPTVLLVAAGIVIGWLAVRHLRRAPHPLLDLSSFKVLTFAISTLAAGTIFRVAINATPFLLPLLFQVGFGMSPVDAGMMILAYFLGNLGMKTVTTPMLRHFGFRSVMVVNGVIASASIMACAAISPQTPQALVVGLMLIAGLSRSMQFTALNTLAFADVAAAQRSSAATLSSMLQQVAMLFGVAIAAAILNLSQIARAQPALDLVDFRVTFLVIGVIGLVASFRFLVLPRTAGAEVSGHMAGNRKLNFPIHRRVKFHLRLAPWCRACARRRDGANNC, encoded by the coding sequence ATGACTGCCATCCCCGAGACTGAAGTTTTAGCCGACCCAGCCAGCAATTCGCGGCGTGTGGCGCTGATCGTCGCCATTGCCTTCTTCATGCAGCTCTTGGATTCGACGATCATCTCGACGTCGCTGCCGCAGATGGGTGCCTCCTTCGGCGTGCCGGCGGTGGCGATGAGCATCGGCATCACCATCTATATGCTGACCATGGCTGTGTTCGTGCCCCTGTCGGGCTGGCTCGCCGACCGGTTCGGCGCGCGCAACATCTTCCTGGTGGCGATCGCACTGTTCACGCTGGCTTCGCTCGCCTGCGGCTTCTCCGAGAATCTCACCGAGTTCGTCGCGGCGCGCGCCGCGCAAGGGCTGGGCAGCGCATTGATGACGCCGGTCGGCCGCATCCTGGTGCTGCGCAACGCGTCAAAATCGGAACTGCTCAACGCAACCGCGCTCATCACCTGGCCGGCGCTGTTCGCGCCTGTCGTTGGTCCGGTGCTTGGCGGTTTCATCACCACCTATCTCTCCTGGCACTGGAATTTCTTCATCAACATCCCGCTTGGGCTGATCGGGCTGGCGCTGGTCGCCCGCTTCATCCCCGGTGACCGTGAAGCCGATCCCAAGCCACTCGACTGGCCGGGTTTCTTCCTGACATCGGCGGGACTTGCTTGCCTTCTCTGCGGCCTCGAGCGTATCGCGCATCCCGACGACGGCGTGCTGCCGACGGTGCTGCTGGTCGCGGCAGGGATCGTCATCGGCTGGTTGGCGGTGCGGCATCTCCGGCGCGCGCCCCATCCGCTGCTCGACCTGTCCTCGTTCAAGGTGCTGACCTTCGCCATCTCGACGCTTGCGGCCGGCACCATATTCCGCGTCGCGATCAACGCCACGCCGTTCCTGCTGCCGCTTTTGTTCCAGGTCGGCTTTGGCATGAGCCCGGTCGATGCCGGCATGATGATCCTGGCCTATTTCCTCGGCAATCTCGGGATGAAGACGGTGACGACGCCGATGCTGCGCCACTTCGGCTTTCGTTCGGTGATGGTCGTCAACGGCGTCATTGCGTCCGCATCGATCATGGCCTGCGCGGCGATCTCGCCGCAGACGCCGCAGGCGCTCGTGGTGGGGCTGATGCTGATCGCCGGCCTGTCGCGTTCCATGCAGTTCACGGCGCTGAACACGCTGGCCTTCGCCGATGTCGCCGCGGCGCAGCGCAGCTCGGCGGCGACGCTGTCCTCGATGCTGCAGCAGGTGGCAATGCTGTTCGGTGTGGCGATAGCTGCGGCGATCCTCAACCTGTCGCAGATCGCCAGGGCCCAGCCGGCGCTGGACCTCGTCGATTTTCGAGTCACCTTCCTGGTGATCGGCGTCATCGGGCTGGTGGCGTCGTTCCGTTTCCTGGTGTTGCCGAGGACCGCCGGCGCCGAGGTTTCCGGCCACATGGCCGGGAACCGAAAATTGAATTTTCCCATCCACCGCAGGGTTAAATTCCATCTTCGCCTTGCGCCTTGGTGTCGTGCTTGCGCAAGACGCAGGGATGGCGCAAACAATTGCTAA
- a CDS encoding ABC transporter permease — MNAIGRPSFKSLNQEGIVFAIAVMLFIAAAIGLPGFIAPNNLVAIVRSVSVLGILALGMAVVIIGRGIDLSAVAIMAMSVAWYLQLMNSGTPDGLAFAYVLAGVLAIGLLNGFLVAYADVPAIFVTLATGSFVFGYVRSQLITQDAVPVPQGHWVELLGGLRFLDIPIEVFVFAALAFLFFLFLRYTKWGRYIYFAGDNPVAARNIGIPVRPMLVLRYVLSALVALIAGLLTAASLHSINTRVVNSTLLYDIVLVAVIGGIGLSGGRGGVRNVLVGAALIGILLNAMTIIDIPLLYQNLIKAAILLGAIIVDGIINPRDEQTAQQGDI; from the coding sequence ATGAACGCGATCGGTCGGCCGAGTTTCAAGAGCCTGAACCAGGAAGGTATTGTCTTTGCCATAGCGGTGATGCTGTTCATTGCCGCGGCCATAGGCCTGCCGGGCTTCATCGCTCCGAACAATCTCGTTGCCATCGTTCGTTCGGTCTCGGTACTGGGCATATTGGCATTGGGCATGGCGGTCGTCATCATTGGCCGTGGCATCGACCTCTCGGCGGTGGCGATCATGGCGATGTCGGTCGCCTGGTATCTGCAGTTGATGAATTCAGGAACGCCTGACGGGCTCGCCTTCGCCTATGTGCTGGCCGGCGTGCTCGCCATCGGCCTGCTCAACGGCTTTCTCGTCGCTTACGCCGACGTGCCGGCGATCTTCGTGACGCTTGCCACCGGCTCCTTCGTCTTCGGCTATGTGCGCTCGCAACTGATCACGCAGGATGCGGTTCCGGTGCCGCAGGGCCATTGGGTGGAACTGCTTGGCGGCCTGCGCTTCCTCGACATTCCCATCGAGGTGTTCGTCTTCGCTGCACTGGCTTTCCTGTTCTTCCTGTTCCTGCGCTACACCAAATGGGGCCGCTACATCTATTTCGCCGGTGATAATCCGGTCGCCGCGCGCAACATCGGTATCCCAGTGCGGCCGATGCTGGTCCTGCGCTATGTGCTTTCCGCCCTCGTCGCGCTGATCGCCGGCCTGCTGACGGCGGCCAGCCTGCATTCGATCAACACCCGCGTCGTCAACTCGACGCTGCTCTACGACATCGTGCTGGTGGCGGTGATCGGCGGCATCGGGCTTTCGGGCGGACGAGGCGGGGTGCGAAACGTGCTGGTCGGAGCGGCGCTGATCGGCATCCTGCTCAATGCGATGACCATCATCGACATTCCGCTGCTCTACCAAAACCTGATCAAGGCGGCGATCCTGCTCGGTGCCATCATCGTCGACGGCATCATCAATCCGCGTGACGAACAGACCGCGCAGCAGGGCGACATCTAG
- a CDS encoding sugar ABC transporter substrate-binding protein, whose translation MKLIKTLMAAATALAVTAFVAPSFAADDPGPAAYAQALKGKRVMLVPLAMGFDLAQGWAHYLKTEVEAWGGTFETRDPNWVVDAGAQAITDAISSDTRPDVLIIHAPDLNSYSKLMKKAQAAGTYVILVDNPANFPADAFVGSDWDRLGQLEAEAAIKGCGENSSKKIGLVQGDQANSSSLYQYAGIMKVLEKHPEFQVVAKPDSNWDATTSRNVTTTMLQQNPDICSIIDFWDGDATGASAAIRDAKLEGKVFLVTTGGGEKAADCDKLQDGTYGAVVMTDLARQSGDMNAIIKFLLQSGQPAGTSHTYIYTLEKATTKADLKPDSCWDLKALQAEAAAK comes from the coding sequence ATGAAACTGATCAAAACATTGATGGCCGCCGCGACGGCGCTTGCGGTCACCGCGTTCGTGGCGCCGAGCTTCGCTGCCGACGATCCGGGCCCCGCTGCCTATGCGCAGGCACTCAAGGGCAAACGCGTCATGCTGGTGCCGCTGGCGATGGGCTTCGACCTGGCGCAGGGCTGGGCGCACTATCTGAAGACCGAAGTCGAGGCCTGGGGCGGCACGTTCGAGACGCGCGATCCGAACTGGGTCGTCGATGCCGGCGCGCAGGCGATCACCGATGCCATCTCCTCCGACACCAGGCCTGACGTGCTGATCATCCACGCGCCCGACCTCAATTCCTACTCCAAGCTGATGAAGAAGGCGCAGGCAGCCGGCACCTACGTGATCCTGGTCGACAATCCCGCCAATTTCCCGGCCGATGCCTTTGTCGGCAGCGATTGGGACCGGCTCGGCCAACTCGAGGCGGAAGCCGCGATCAAGGGCTGCGGCGAGAACTCGTCCAAAAAGATCGGCCTTGTGCAGGGCGATCAAGCGAACTCCTCCAGCCTTTATCAGTACGCCGGCATCATGAAGGTACTGGAAAAGCATCCCGAGTTTCAGGTCGTGGCCAAGCCCGACTCCAACTGGGATGCGACCACCTCGCGCAATGTCACGACGACGATGCTGCAGCAGAACCCCGACATCTGCTCGATCATCGACTTCTGGGATGGTGATGCTACTGGCGCGTCGGCCGCGATCCGTGATGCCAAGCTCGAGGGCAAGGTTTTCCTGGTCACCACCGGAGGCGGCGAAAAGGCGGCCGACTGCGACAAGCTGCAGGACGGCACTTATGGCGCGGTTGTCATGACCGACCTTGCCCGGCAGTCGGGGGACATGAACGCCATCATAAAGTTCCTGCTGCAGAGCGGCCAGCCGGCCGGCACGTCGCACACCTACATCTACACGCTGGAGAAGGCGACGACCAAGGCCGACCTCAAGCCCGACAGCTGCTGGGACCTGAAGGCGCTGCAAGCGGAAGCTGCGGCGAAGTAG